The following proteins come from a genomic window of Rissa tridactyla isolate bRisTri1 chromosome 11, bRisTri1.patW.cur.20221130, whole genome shotgun sequence:
- the ECSCR gene encoding endothelial cell-specific chemotaxis regulator, with protein MLAPSIHPLLWLCGCVLFRGTTASTNSSVHAVTDQSRSTTHSPEVKNHTSEPAAESTTPTHLNLITLGQSTTAKSSSLATTPLALTMRDEKSSGSRSTAASSPQGQEPRRSESTTTSAAPGTSKPATPTLESSGYLPVPTPTDDKSPLTVAAFGVISFIVILIVVVIILVSVVSLRFKCNRSKDSEDKQKPGTSMVSESCSAGTSQKDNSITLISMKNINMNNSMIYPPSEKVL; from the exons gtACTACAGCCTCCACAAACTCCTCCGTCCACGCTGTGACAG ATCAATCCCGGTCAACAACACACAGCCCTGAAGTGAAGAACCATACCTCAG AGCCTGCAGCAGAATCAACGACACCAACCCACTTGAATCTCATCACTCTGGGTCAAAGTACTACAGCCAAATCCTCTTCCCTTGCTACAACGCCGCTAGCGTTGACCATGCGAG ATGAAAAGTCTAGTGGAAGCAGAAGCACAGCAGCTTCGTCACCTCAAG GTCAAGAGCCCAGGAGAAGCGAGAGTACCACAACATCAGCAGCTCCAg GCACCTCAAAACCAGCCACCCCAACGCTGGAGTCCTCTGGCTATTTGCCTGTGCCCACTCCGACAGATGATAAATCACCGCTGACGGTGGCAGCTTTTG GTGTCATCAGCTTCATAGTTATCCTGATAGTGGTCGTGATCATTCTGGTCAGCGTGGTCAGCCTGAGGTTCAAGTGTAACCGCTCAAAGGACTCAGAAG ACAAACAGAAGCCAGGGACCTCCATGGTATCGGAGAG CTGCTCAGCAGGCACAAGCCAGAAGGATAACAGCATCACTCTGATCTCCATGAAGAACATCAACATGAACAACAGCATGATTTACCCACCATCAGAAAAG gtGCTATGA